A DNA window from Centroberyx gerrardi isolate f3 chromosome 5, fCenGer3.hap1.cur.20231027, whole genome shotgun sequence contains the following coding sequences:
- the nckap1l gene encoding nck-associated protein 1-like, whose protein sequence is MDYQQKLAEKLTILNERGNGVLIRMNYIKKTCSDPKLRPSLLTDKAMESAVKYINKKFPNIDFRGNSQHLTSIQRQKSEVMAAMTSYYDSFLDVIEFRDHVYELLNTIDACQCFFNIAINFDFTKSYLDLIVTYTSVIITLSRIDDKKALVGMYNCAHEMTNGSSDPSYPRLGQMFVEYEHPWKKLTEEFGPHTRSVTAAVLSLKMVYPRRNLPAEQWRGAQLLSLLSAPAAMLDPACCDTMACEYLSMEVMERWIIIGFLLCHSSLNTNQASQELWKMALRSGLYLTLTRDEVLNIHKVSEDLFDGFKGYSKRVADIKECKEHAIVNSGAMHRERRHFLRGALKELFKVLEDEPGLLGPKALFVFMALSFSRDEVLWLVRHSENMPKTKTPEDYVDNQLAELLFYMEKLKSLMTKYSQVLQRYHVQYLAQFDAMVLNDTIQNMYVCPEEESILTTSFVSTLSALSIKQVENKEEFDFRALRLDWLRLQAYTSVNKAPLPIKDYPDLAKVMNMIQFHTRMVDSADNLLQETSDLSILCFYPRVFEKMFCQSAEELTMKRYLMAFPATCSHFSHCGHPLCPEETVAIEKRSLRLSVTFLEQIAKQTSSVVLEICAEQCNLNDQLLPKNCGQTISAARNRKLKKPVPKKGEVQKEKPGAESLRKDRAITTNMDKMHLILTELCSSYSLCSDFIIFDHIVVPTEFLLSHLETRLSEIIVRMANYNQTTQEIARPSDLLAGVRAYTASLHTLSSYINLDVTRLVKSVLLQQTQPLDSQGGQTITTLYTNWYLEGLLRQASSALIVHCPTMHCFVNQATENEPGFRAEEYSDISELRALAELIGPYGLKFLSENLLWHITSQVSELKKLVIENMDILVQMRNNFDKPEEMDNLKRRLSGGENVLKRMTIIGVILSFRAMTQEGLKDILHSHCPYLMGPIECLRDFIPPETDIKVTLSVFELASAAGLTCDIDPALVSAIASMHADNTSVDEEYKLSCLLLVYVAVSLPTLALNPNSFYSREHGGHNNNIHCLATAINQLAAAMFTVQNKNIEQHLKEFLLLASSTLLQLGQNVERVESKNRDSVYLLLHTIVEKSPFLSQDMLESCFPYALLRNAYREVFRTFVITLG, encoded by the exons ATGGACTACCAACAGAAACTGGCTGAAAAGCTCACCATCCTCAATGAGAGAGGCAATGGCGTGCTGATACGCATGAACTACATTAAGAAG ACATGTTCAGACCCTAAGCTGCGACCGTCCCTCCTGACAGACAAAGCCATGGAGTCAGCCGTCAAGTACATCAACAAGAAATTCCCCAACATTGACTTCAGAGGAAACAGT CAACATCTGACCAGCATCCAGAGACAGAAGTCTGAAGTGATGGCAGCCATGACAAGTTACTATGACTCTTTCCTGGATGTCATAGAGTTCAGG GACCATGTCTATGAGTTGCTGAATACCATAGATGCCTGTCAGTGCTTCTTCAATATT GCCATCAACTTTGACTTCACCAAGAGCTACTTGGACCTGATCGTCACCTACACCTCTGTGATCATCACGCTCTCTCGCATCGATGACAAGAAGGCGCTGGTGGGCATGTACAACTGTGCGCATGAGATGACCAACGGGAGCAG TGACCCATCCTACCCGCGACTGGGCCAGATGTTTGTAGAGTATGAGCATCCCTGGAAGAAGCTCACTGAAGAGTTTGGCCCTCACACAAGG tcAGTGACGGCGGCGGTGCTGTCGCTGAAGATGGTCTACCCGCGCAGGAACCTGCCGGCGGAGCAGTGGCGGGGCGCCCAGCTGCTCAGCCTGCTCAGCGCTCCAGCCGCCATGCTGGACCCGGCCTGCTGTGACACT ATGGCATGTGAATACCTGTCCATGGAGGTGATGGAACGGTGGATCATTA TTGGCTTCCTGTTGTGCCACAGCAGTCTGAATACCAACCAGGCGTCCCAGGAGCTGTGGAAGATGGCTCTCCGGAGCGGCCTCTACCTCACCCTCACCAGAGATGAGGTACTCAACATACACAAGGTCTCCGAGGATCTCTTCGACGGCTTCAAAGG ataTAGCAAGCGAGTTGCAGACATCAAGGAATGCAAGGAGCATGCCATAGTCAACAG TGGGGCtatgcacagagagagaaggcattTTCTGAGAGGCGCGTTGAAGGAGTTATTTAAAGTCCTGGAGGATGAACCAGGACTACTGGGACCCAAG GCCCTGTTTGTCTTCATGGCTCTGTCATTTTCCCGTGACGAGGTTCTGTGGCTCGTCAGACACTCTGAGAATATGCCCAAGACCAAGACCCCTGAGGACTACGTCGACAA TCAGCTGGCAGAGCTGCTCTTCTACATGGAGAAGCTAAAAAGTCTGATGACAAAGTACAGCCAAGTATTACAGCGCTACCATGTTCAGTACCTGGCACAGTTTGATGCCATGGTTCTCAATGACACCATACAG AACATGTATGTCTGTCCAGAGGAGGAGTCAATCCTGACAACTTCATTTGTCTCAACTCTGTCTGCACTCTCAATCAAACAAG TGGAAAACAAAGAGGAGTTTGATTTCAGAGCGCTTAGACTGGACTGGTTGAGATTACAG GCCTACACAAGCGTGAACAAGGCCCCTCTTCCAATAAAGGACTACCCCGACTTGGCAAAGGTGATGAACATGATCCAGTTTCACACCAGGATGGTGGACAGTGCGGACAATCTGCTGCAAGAGACCTCTGATCTGTCCATACTCTG TTTCTACCCCCGTGTGTTTGAGAAGATGTTTTGCCAGAGCGCTGAGGAGCTGACCATGAAGCGTTACCTCATGGCTTTCCCTGCCACCTGCTCCCACTTCAGCCACTGTGGCCACCCGCTCTGCCCAGAAGAG ACTGTGGCAATTGAGAAGCGGAGTCTGCGTCTGAGTGTGACCTTCCTGGAGCAGATAGCCAAGCAGACCAGCAGTGTTGTCTTAGAGATATGTGCTGAGCAGTGCAACCTCAATGACCAG TTACTGCCCAAGAACTGTGGTCAGACCATCAGTGCGGCCCGCAATAGAAAGCTAAAGAAGCCGGTGCCTAAGAAAGGAGAAGTCCAGAAAGAGAAACCAGGGGCTGAGAGCCTGAGGAAAGACCGGGCCATCACCACCAA TATGGACAAGATGCATCTGATCCTGACCGAGCTGTGCTCCTCCTACAGTCTCTGCAGTGACTTCATTATTTTCGACCACATCGTCGTTCCCACAGAGTTCCTCCTTTCTCATCTGGAGACACGCCTCTCTGA GATCATCGTGAGAATGGCCAATTACAACCAGACCACCCAGGAGATAGCCCGGCCCTCGGACCTCCTGGCGGGGGTAAGGGCCTACACAGCCAGCCTGCACACCCTGTCAAGCTACATCAATTTGGACGTGACCCGGCTGGTGAAGAGCGTCCTGCTGCAGCAGACCCAGCCACTGGACTCCCAGGGAGGGCAGACCATCACAACCCTCTACAccaactg GTACCTGGAAGGTCTCCTGCGTCAGGCCAGCAGTGCCCTCATCGTCCACTGTCCCACCATGCACTGCTTTGTCAACCAGGCTACTGAGAACGAGCCAGGTTTCAGAGCAGAGGAGTACTCTGACATCTCAG AGCTGCGGGCCCTGGCTGAGCTAATTGGTCCATATGGCTTGAAATTTCTGAGTGAGAACCTGTTGTGGCACATCACCTCTCAAGTCAGCGAGCTGAAG AAACTGGTGATTGAGAATATGGACATCCTGGTACAGATGAGAAACAACTTTGACAAGCCCGAGGAGATGGACAATCTTAAAAGGAGACTGTCAG GTGGAGAGAACGTGCTGAAGAGGATGACCATCATTGGAGTGATCCTGTCCTTCAGAGCAATGACACAGGAAGGTCTGAAAGAT ATCCTGCACTCGCACTGCCCGTACCTGATGGGGCCCATTGAGTGCCTGAGGGACTTTATCCCCCCTGAAACTGACATCAAG GTGACGCTGAGTGTTTTTGAGTTGGCTTCTGCTGCAGGGCTGACATGTGATATCGATCCTGCCTTGGTCTCAGCTATTGCCAGTATGCACGCAG ACAACACGTCAGTTGATGAGGAGTACAAGCTGTCCTGTTTGCTGCTCGTCTACGTCGCCGTGTCTCTGCCGACCCTGGCCCTGAACCCCAACTCCTTCTATAGCCGAGAGCATGgag gccacaacaacaacatccacTGTTTGGCTACAGCTATCAACCAGCTGGCTGCTGCCATGTTCACTGTTCAGAACAAGAACATAGAGCAGCACCTCAAAGAGTTCCTCCTG CTGGCttcctccactctgcttcaGCTGGGACAGAATGTGGAAAGAGTGGAGAGCAAAAACCGAGACTCCGTCTACCTGCTCCTGCACACG ATTGTGGAGAAGTCTCCGTTCTTGAGCCAAGACATGTTGGAGAGCTGCTTCCCATACGCTCTGCTGCGAAATGCCTACAGAGAGGTGTTCAGGACCTTCGTCATCACTCTGGGCTGA
- the LOC139929694 gene encoding dual specificity calcium/calmodulin-dependent 3',5'-cyclic nucleotide phosphodiesterase 1B-like, translating to MAELVRIRKKRLQIPISRLRSMLKQLEEKDVDFEEIKKNLDFTASLLEAVYLDGSRQCLDSEDDLQKLHSDGVPSEVTDWLASTFTQRVRRPARRSDEKPKFRSIVHAVQAGIFVERMFKRAYTAAMPDQPVAVVNCLRDVDRWNFDVFALTSASSDHPLRSLFFELIIRYELNSRFKIPISCLTEFLSALESGYCKHRNPYHSHVHAADVTQTLHCLLLRTGLVHWLTELEVMASLFAAAIHDYEHTGTTNNFHIHTKSEFAMIYNDRAVQESHHLSAAFRLLQDDQMNIFINLTREEWMELRSLVIEMVLATDMSSHLVQVKAMKSCVQQQERIDKPKALSLLLHTADISHPSKPWALHSRWTKALMEEFFRQGDREAELGLPFSPLCDRKSTLVAESQIGFIDFIVDPTFSLLTDMAEKIVIPLVEENPGPPDPCNRHSNLWKESSRGLQWSLAHITAELVSFRSTWTRHTEDNKFKWKESGSNGFSDPGVTKERSRQEELSENLQPPTNDTKQ from the exons ATGGCTGAACTGGTGCGAATCCGTAAGAAACGGCTGCAGATCCCCATCTCTAG GCTGAGGAGCATGCTGAAGCAGCTAGAGGAGAAAGATGTCGACTTTGAAGAGATCAAAAAGAATCTGGATTTCACAGCATCGTTACTAGAGGCAGTATACCTTGATGGATCaag gcAGTGTCTGGACTCCGAGGACGACCTTCAGAAACTGCACTCGGACGGGGTGCCGTCAGAGGTCACTGATTGGCTGGCGTCCACCTTCACCCAGAGAGTCCGCCGCCCCGCCCGGCGTTCAGACGAGAAGCCCAAGTTCCGCAGCATCGTCCATGCAGTGCAGGCTGGGATATTTGTGGAGAG GATGTTCAAGAGGGCTTACACCGCAGCCATGCCAGACCAACCTGTGGCTGTCGTAAACTGCCTCAGG gATGTTGACCGCTGGAACTTTGACGTGTTTGCTCTGACCTCTGCCAGCTCTGATCACCCACTGCGTTCCCTGTTCTTTGAGCTGATCATCAGATATGAGCTCAACAGCCGCTTCAAG ATCCCCATCTCGTGCCTGACAGAGTTCCTGTCTGCACTGGAGAGCGGCTACTGCAAACACAGAAACCCCTACCACAGTCACGTTCACGCCGCTGATGTTACTCAGACGCTGCACTGCCTGCTGCTGCGCACTGGACTGGTG CATTGGCTGACGGAGCTCGAGGTGATGGCGTCGCTATTCGCTGCAGCTATCCATGACTATGAACACACAGGAACCACAAACAACTTCCACATCCACACAAA gTCAGAGTTTGCGATGATCTACAACGACCGGGCGGTACAGGAGAGCCATCACCTCAGCGCAGCGTTCCGCCTGCTGCAGGACGACCAGATGAACATCTTCATCAATTTGACACGAGAGGAATGGAT ggaGCTGCGATCATTGGTTATAGAGATGGTCCTGGCCACAGACATGTCCTCCCACCTCGTCCAAGTTAAAGCCATGAAATCCTGTGTACAACAACAAGAACG GATTGACAAGCCCAAAGCGCTGTCCCTGTTACTCCACACGGCTGACATAAGCCATCCATCCAAGCCCTGGGCGCTGCACTCTCGCTGGACCAAAGCCCTAATGGAAGAGTTTTTCAGACAG gGCGATAGAGAGGCAGAGCTGGGCCTGCCCTTCTCTCCTTTGTGTGATCGAAAAAGCACCCTCGTAGCCGAGTCCCAGATTG GTTTCATAGACTTCATTGTGGATCCTACATTCTCTCTGCTGACGGACATGGCTGAAAAGATAGTTATTCCTTTGGTAGAAGAGAACCCAGGCCCACCAGACCCTTGCAATAGACACAG TAATCTGTGGAAGGAGAGCTCCAGGGGTTTGCAGTGGAGTCTGGCCCACATCACAGCTGAGCTGGTGAGCTTCCGCTCCACTTGGACGCGACACACTGAGGACAACAAGTTCAAATGGAAGGAAAGTGGCTCCAATG GATTCTCAGATCCCGGCGTGACGAAAGAGAGATCCAGACAAGAGGAGCTGTCAGAAAACCTGCAACCCCCCACTAATGATACAAAACAGTAG